A genomic stretch from Achromobacter spanius includes:
- a CDS encoding FAD:protein FMN transferase has translation MPAPLPALAALAGATMGTTWSARMALPAGCREDAARRAVQAALDEVVAQMSTWESVSDITRFNQAAPGWLALPDGFFHVLRHAMALAEDSGGAYDPTVGPLVNAWGFGPHQRAFEPPSPAAIDTARARCGWQRVRLDTARQAAYQPGGAYLDLSSIAKGYGVDRAALALDALGITQYLVEVGGELRARGKRPDGQPWRVAIEVPDASDDHALALPLHDHSIATSGDYRRHAGSGDARYAHTIDPRTGRPVRNNVASVTVLHRECMQADALATVLTVLGEADGLAYARRQNLAALFILRDAHDYRVVATPAFEALAQPQAQVQTRPQPLPQAQAR, from the coding sequence ATGCCCGCGCCGTTGCCCGCCCTGGCGGCGTTGGCGGGTGCGACCATGGGCACCACCTGGTCCGCGCGCATGGCCTTGCCCGCCGGGTGCCGCGAGGACGCAGCGCGGCGCGCCGTCCAGGCCGCGTTGGACGAGGTGGTGGCGCAGATGAGCACCTGGGAATCGGTGTCCGACATCACGCGCTTCAACCAGGCGGCGCCCGGTTGGCTGGCACTGCCGGATGGCTTCTTCCATGTGCTGCGCCATGCCATGGCGTTGGCCGAGGACAGCGGCGGCGCCTACGATCCCACGGTGGGCCCGCTGGTCAATGCCTGGGGCTTCGGCCCGCATCAGCGCGCCTTCGAGCCGCCCTCGCCCGCCGCCATCGACACTGCCCGCGCGCGCTGCGGATGGCAGCGCGTGCGGCTGGATACCGCGCGGCAGGCGGCGTATCAGCCGGGCGGCGCGTATCTGGACCTGTCATCCATTGCCAAGGGCTATGGCGTCGACCGCGCCGCGCTGGCGTTGGACGCGCTGGGCATCACGCAGTACCTGGTGGAAGTGGGCGGCGAACTACGTGCGCGGGGCAAGCGGCCCGACGGCCAGCCCTGGCGCGTGGCGATTGAAGTGCCCGATGCCAGCGACGACCACGCGCTGGCCTTGCCACTGCACGACCACAGCATCGCCACGTCGGGCGATTATCGGCGCCACGCCGGTAGCGGCGACGCGCGCTATGCCCACACCATCGACCCGCGCACCGGGCGCCCGGTGCGCAATAACGTGGCGTCGGTGACGGTGCTGCACCGCGAATGCATGCAGGCCGACGCGCTGGCCACCGTGCTGACGGTGCTGGGCGAAGCGGACGGCCTGGCCTATGCTCGCCGCCAAAACCTGGCGGCCCTGTTCATCCTGCGCGACGCCCACGACTACCGCGTCGTTGCGACCCCGGCATTCGAGGCACTGGCCCAGCCCCAGGCCCAGGTCCAGACCCGGCCCCAGCCCCTGCCGCAGGCACAGGCGCGCTGA
- a CDS encoding sulfite reductase subunit alpha: MSTTRLIAAACVITLWLLLCLWAWRRAQRHKARQAQALQTLNAPAADDALLVAYASQTGYAETLAAQTAESLRAGGLTVRVAELGQLDLTRLSGYRRMLFVVSTYGEGDPPDSAAAFASQMQAVHTRALAGAQTAVLALGDSEYAQFCGFGHQLDDWLHAQGATPLFDLVEVDNDDPAALRHWQHHLGLLAGRSDLPDWQAPVYEPWRLAARTLLNPGSQGNPCYLLTLAPPTGQPARWQAGDIAEIGPRLIRGGPLQTHREYSIASLPQDGAIDLLVRLMRSADGGLGVGSGWLTHVAQVGEQIDLRVRSNRNFHAPEDARPMILVGNGTGLAGLRALIKARRAAGHRRNWLIFGERNAAHDDFCRDDITAWREDGTLERVDTVYSRDQPQRRYVQHVLREEAATLRQWVAAGAAIYVCGSLQGMAAGVDAALEDILGIEPLQAMLHAGRYRRDVY, encoded by the coding sequence ATGAGCACTACCCGCCTGATCGCCGCCGCATGCGTCATCACGCTATGGCTGCTGCTGTGCCTGTGGGCATGGCGCCGGGCACAGCGGCATAAGGCGCGGCAGGCCCAGGCCCTGCAAACCCTGAACGCGCCCGCCGCCGACGATGCGCTGCTGGTCGCGTATGCAAGCCAGACGGGCTATGCCGAAACCCTCGCGGCGCAAACCGCCGAATCCCTGCGGGCGGGCGGCCTGACGGTGCGCGTGGCCGAGCTTGGCCAGTTGGATCTGACCCGCCTGTCCGGCTACCGCCGCATGCTGTTCGTGGTCAGCACCTATGGCGAAGGTGATCCGCCCGACTCGGCCGCCGCGTTCGCCAGCCAGATGCAGGCCGTGCACACACGCGCGCTGGCCGGCGCGCAAACCGCCGTGCTGGCGCTGGGCGACAGCGAATACGCGCAGTTCTGCGGCTTCGGGCATCAGCTTGATGACTGGCTGCATGCGCAAGGCGCCACGCCGCTGTTCGACCTGGTGGAAGTGGACAACGACGACCCCGCCGCGCTGCGCCACTGGCAACATCATCTGGGCCTGCTGGCGGGCCGAAGCGACCTGCCCGATTGGCAGGCCCCGGTCTACGAACCCTGGCGGCTGGCGGCGCGCACGCTGCTGAACCCCGGCAGCCAGGGCAACCCGTGCTACTTGCTGACGCTTGCGCCGCCAACCGGCCAACCCGCGCGCTGGCAGGCCGGCGATATCGCGGAAATTGGGCCGCGCCTGATACGCGGCGGCCCGCTGCAAACGCACCGCGAATATTCCATTGCGTCGCTGCCGCAAGACGGCGCCATCGACCTGCTGGTGCGCCTGATGCGCAGCGCGGACGGCGGCCTGGGCGTGGGCAGCGGCTGGTTGACGCACGTGGCGCAGGTCGGCGAGCAGATTGACCTGCGCGTGCGAAGCAACCGCAACTTCCATGCGCCCGAGGATGCGCGCCCGATGATCCTGGTGGGCAACGGCACCGGGCTGGCCGGGCTGCGTGCGCTGATCAAGGCCCGCCGCGCGGCGGGCCATCGGCGCAACTGGCTGATATTCGGCGAGCGCAACGCCGCGCATGACGACTTCTGCCGCGACGACATCACCGCCTGGCGCGAAGACGGCACGCTGGAACGGGTGGACACGGTCTATTCGCGCGACCAGCCCCAACGCCGCTACGTGCAGCACGTGCTGCGCGAAGAAGCCGCCACCTTACGGCAATGGGTGGCGGCGGGCGCCGCGATCTATGTCTGCGGCAGCCTGCAAGGCATGGCCGCCGGCGTGGACGCCGCACTGGAAGACATCCTGGGCATCGAGCCCCTGCAGGCAATGCTGCACGCCGGCCGTTACCGGCGCGACGTGTACTAG
- a CDS encoding tripartite tricarboxylate transporter substrate binding protein BugE, producing MMRKTLIAMALAAVLPTAHAAFPDHPITLIVPFSAGGPTDIVGRVAAAKAGEILGQQIVVENRTGASGTIGMMATARAKPDGYTVGLATVSTHGTAPHLFPKLGYDPIKDFTPISNLVTSPNILSVNPSYPAKTLAEFVEHVRANPNKDGYANAGAGGVNDLGMIWFLQLIGGKMNSISYRGSAPALTDAVGGVVPVIFDNFPSSLPYIKSKHLHALAITGAQRNPRLPDVPTFAEQGYKDYDVTAWYGVVGPAGMPADVRDKLAQAFAQAMRDPATAAKMEETGAFPLGNTPAEFGEQIRNERDRWKTVIDRAQIKLQ from the coding sequence ATGATGCGCAAGACTCTGATTGCCATGGCGCTGGCCGCCGTGCTGCCCACCGCCCACGCCGCGTTTCCGGACCATCCCATTACCTTGATCGTGCCGTTTTCGGCCGGCGGCCCCACCGACATCGTCGGGCGGGTGGCGGCGGCGAAAGCGGGCGAGATCCTGGGCCAGCAGATCGTGGTGGAAAACCGCACGGGCGCGTCCGGCACCATCGGCATGATGGCTACCGCGCGGGCCAAGCCGGACGGCTACACCGTGGGGCTGGCCACCGTCAGCACCCACGGCACCGCGCCGCACCTGTTCCCCAAGCTGGGGTATGACCCGATCAAGGACTTCACGCCCATCAGCAACCTGGTCACCAGCCCCAACATCCTTAGCGTCAACCCGAGCTACCCGGCGAAGACCCTGGCCGAGTTCGTTGAGCACGTGCGCGCCAATCCGAACAAGGACGGCTACGCCAACGCCGGCGCGGGCGGTGTGAATGACCTGGGCATGATCTGGTTTCTGCAACTGATCGGCGGCAAGATGAACAGCATTTCTTACCGGGGTTCGGCGCCCGCGCTGACCGACGCGGTGGGCGGTGTGGTGCCGGTGATCTTCGACAACTTCCCGTCGTCGCTGCCCTACATCAAGAGCAAGCATCTGCACGCGCTGGCCATCACGGGCGCGCAGCGCAACCCGCGCCTGCCGGATGTGCCGACGTTTGCCGAGCAAGGCTACAAGGACTACGACGTTACCGCCTGGTATGGCGTGGTGGGTCCAGCGGGCATGCCGGCCGACGTGCGCGACAAGTTGGCGCAAGCCTTCGCACAAGCCATGCGGGACCCGGCCACGGCCGCCAAGATGGAAGAGACGGGCGCATTTCCGCTGGGTAATACCCCGGCTGAATTCGGCGAGCAGATCCGCAACGAGCGCGACCGCTGGAAGACGGTGATCGACCGCGCGCAGATCAAGCTGCAGTAA
- a CDS encoding N-acyl-D-amino-acid deacylase family protein, giving the protein MRQEQLDLIIEGGWVIDGLGGPRLRADVGVAGERIAAIGDLSGASAARRVAAHGKIVAPGFIDSHGHDDLMFVEKPGLEWKTSQGITSVVVGNCGVSGAPAPLPGNTAAALALLGETPLFADMHAYFDTLRAQQPMINVAALVGHANLRLAAMRDPSAAPTPAEQDAMQRMLADALTAGAVGFSTGLAYQPGGVAEQAELDGLARVAAVHGALHTSHIRNEGDEVEAAVDEVLSVGRNTGCATVLSHHKCMMPRNWGKSRATLANIDRARAEGIDVALDIYPYPGSSTILIPERADSIDDIRITWSVPHPECSGETLTDIAARWGCDKTEAAQRLCPAGAIYFAMDEAEVQRIFKHECCMVGSDGLPNDAHPHPRLWGSFTRVLGRYVREAQLLTLEAAVAKMTALPARVFGLAGRGQLSVGAWADVVVFDADTVADRATWDAPTLPSIGVEHVLVNGQPVFPATPGMTRPGKILRREAAHNNTPKEINPS; this is encoded by the coding sequence ATGCGGCAGGAACAGTTGGATCTGATCATTGAAGGCGGCTGGGTCATCGATGGCCTGGGCGGCCCCAGGCTACGCGCGGACGTGGGCGTGGCGGGCGAACGCATCGCAGCCATTGGCGACCTGTCGGGCGCAAGCGCCGCGCGCCGAGTGGCGGCGCACGGCAAGATCGTGGCGCCGGGCTTTATTGATTCGCACGGCCACGATGACCTGATGTTCGTGGAAAAGCCGGGCCTGGAATGGAAGACCAGCCAGGGCATCACGTCGGTGGTGGTGGGCAATTGCGGGGTCAGCGGCGCGCCCGCGCCCTTGCCCGGCAACACGGCGGCGGCGCTGGCGCTGCTGGGCGAAACGCCCTTGTTCGCCGACATGCACGCCTACTTTGACACCTTGCGCGCGCAGCAGCCCATGATCAACGTGGCGGCGCTGGTCGGCCACGCCAACCTGCGCCTGGCCGCCATGCGCGATCCCTCCGCCGCGCCCACCCCGGCCGAGCAGGACGCCATGCAGCGCATGCTGGCCGATGCGCTGACGGCCGGCGCGGTGGGCTTCAGCACGGGGCTGGCCTACCAGCCGGGCGGCGTGGCCGAACAAGCGGAACTGGACGGCCTGGCGCGTGTGGCCGCGGTCCATGGCGCGCTGCACACCAGCCACATCCGCAACGAGGGCGACGAGGTCGAGGCCGCGGTGGACGAAGTGCTGTCCGTGGGCCGCAACACGGGTTGCGCCACGGTGCTGTCGCACCACAAATGCATGATGCCGCGCAACTGGGGAAAAAGCCGCGCCACGCTGGCCAACATCGACCGGGCTCGCGCCGAGGGCATCGACGTGGCGCTGGACATCTATCCGTATCCGGGCAGCTCAACGATCCTGATCCCCGAACGCGCCGACAGCATCGACGACATCCGCATCACGTGGTCGGTGCCGCATCCCGAATGCAGCGGCGAAACACTGACCGATATCGCCGCGCGCTGGGGCTGCGACAAGACCGAGGCCGCGCAGCGCCTTTGCCCTGCCGGCGCGATTTATTTCGCGATGGACGAAGCCGAGGTGCAGCGCATCTTCAAACACGAATGCTGCATGGTTGGTTCGGACGGCCTGCCCAACGACGCGCATCCGCATCCCCGCCTGTGGGGCAGCTTCACGCGGGTGCTGGGCCGCTATGTGCGCGAAGCCCAACTGCTGACGCTGGAAGCAGCCGTGGCCAAGATGACGGCCTTGCCCGCGCGCGTATTCGGCCTGGCCGGACGCGGACAACTCAGCGTGGGCGCTTGGGCGGATGTGGTGGTGTTCGACGCGGATACCGTGGCCGACCGCGCCACCTGGGACGCGCCCACGCTGCCTTCTATCGGCGTTGAGCACGTGCTGGTCAATGGCCAGCCGGTGTTTCCCGCGACGCCGGGCATGACGCGGCCCGGCAAGATACTGCGGCGCGAGGCCGCTCACAACAACACCCCCAAGGAGATCAACCCATCATGA
- a CDS encoding LysR family transcriptional regulator, with protein sequence MNRLPKHVTLKHLTAFVAVAQESSFTHAAKRLFQTQSSVTSLVRQLEDALATQLFARTSRRVLLTAAGEEFLPRVMRLLADFDGVIEDVVRFGALERGRVGVAAAPSAITQIIAPAATAFAAQYPAVRLYLSDDNSGRIQRKVAAREVDFGLTSRWADAPGLRFDPLLEDRFGVLYRADDDSLRPGRDGTMRWSDLAGRKLVGVVDETGIMALLRARADLPIEAGAPFYEASSTTSQAALVKAGLGVALLPALAAERVREPGLAYALLARPTVVRTVCIIRHKEYPLSPASQALIRAIHDYLRTATLPAGCKRVRAGPAGPKPEPGLHQRPESTA encoded by the coding sequence ATGAATCGTCTGCCCAAGCATGTCACGTTGAAGCACCTGACCGCGTTCGTCGCGGTAGCGCAGGAATCCAGTTTTACGCACGCGGCCAAGCGCTTGTTTCAGACCCAATCGTCCGTGACCAGCCTGGTGCGGCAATTGGAAGACGCATTGGCCACGCAGCTTTTTGCGCGCACCAGTCGGCGCGTGCTGCTGACGGCAGCGGGCGAAGAATTCCTGCCGCGCGTGATGCGCTTGCTGGCGGATTTTGATGGCGTGATCGAAGACGTGGTGCGCTTTGGCGCGCTGGAGCGCGGGCGCGTGGGCGTCGCGGCCGCGCCGTCCGCCATCACGCAGATCATCGCGCCCGCCGCCACCGCCTTCGCGGCGCAGTACCCCGCCGTGCGCCTTTACCTTAGCGACGACAATTCCGGCCGCATTCAGCGCAAGGTGGCCGCCCGCGAGGTGGACTTCGGCCTGACCAGCCGCTGGGCCGATGCGCCCGGGCTGCGCTTTGACCCCTTGCTGGAAGACCGCTTCGGCGTGCTCTACCGTGCCGATGACGACAGCCTGCGCCCGGGCCGCGACGGCACCATGCGATGGTCGGACCTGGCGGGGCGCAAGCTGGTGGGGGTGGTGGACGAAACCGGCATCATGGCGCTGCTGCGCGCCCGCGCCGACTTGCCGATTGAGGCGGGCGCGCCGTTCTATGAAGCGTCCAGCACCACCTCGCAGGCGGCGCTGGTCAAGGCGGGGTTGGGCGTGGCCCTGCTGCCCGCGCTGGCCGCTGAACGTGTACGGGAGCCCGGGCTGGCCTATGCGCTGCTGGCGCGCCCGACCGTCGTGCGCACCGTGTGCATCATCCGGCACAAGGAATATCCGTTAAGCCCGGCAAGCCAGGCGTTGATCCGCGCTATTCACGATTACCTGCGCACGGCGACGCTGCCGGCCGGCTGCAAGCGGGTGCGCGCCGGTCCCGCCGGGCCAAAGCCCGAGCCGGGTCTACATCAACGGCCTGAATCAACAGCCTGA
- a CDS encoding phosphoenolpyruvate hydrolase family protein, whose protein sequence is MPRFDRNELLEKFRAMVRARTPIVGGGAGTGLSAKCEEAGGIDLIVIYNSGRYRMAGRGSLAGLLAYGNANEIVVDMGREVLPVVKKTPVLAGVNGTDPFCDFDVFLDDLKRQGFSGVQNFPTVGLIDGTFRANLEETGMGYALEVDMIRLAHQKGMLTTPYVFNEDDAVAMAQAGADIIVAHMGLTTGGSIGAETAQTLDGCVAAIDRIAAAALAVRPDIIVLCHGGPIATPEDAAHVLRACKHCHGFYGASSMERLPTEQALTAATREFKNLSF, encoded by the coding sequence ATGCCGCGTTTTGACCGTAATGAACTGCTGGAAAAGTTTCGCGCCATGGTGCGCGCGCGCACGCCCATCGTGGGCGGCGGCGCGGGCACGGGCTTGTCGGCCAAGTGCGAGGAAGCGGGCGGTATCGACCTGATCGTCATCTATAACTCGGGCCGTTACCGCATGGCGGGTCGGGGTTCGCTGGCCGGCCTGCTGGCGTACGGCAACGCCAACGAGATCGTGGTCGACATGGGCCGCGAAGTGCTGCCCGTGGTGAAGAAGACGCCGGTGCTGGCGGGCGTGAACGGCACGGATCCGTTCTGCGATTTCGACGTATTCCTGGATGACCTGAAGCGCCAGGGTTTCTCGGGCGTGCAGAACTTTCCCACCGTGGGCCTTATCGACGGCACCTTCCGCGCCAATCTTGAAGAGACCGGCATGGGCTACGCGCTGGAGGTCGACATGATCCGCCTGGCGCACCAGAAGGGCATGCTGACCACGCCCTACGTGTTCAACGAGGACGATGCGGTGGCCATGGCGCAGGCGGGCGCGGACATCATCGTGGCGCATATGGGCCTGACGACGGGCGGGTCCATCGGGGCGGAAACCGCGCAGACGCTGGACGGCTGCGTGGCGGCCATCGACCGCATCGCCGCCGCCGCGCTGGCGGTGCGGCCCGACATCATCGTGCTGTGCCATGGCGGCCCCATCGCCACGCCCGAAGACGCCGCCCACGTGCTGCGCGCCTGCAAGCATTGCCACGGCTTCTACGGCGCCAGCTCCATGGAACGCCTGCCCACCGAACAGGCGCTGACCGCTGCCACGCGCGAGTTCAAGAACCTGAGCTTTTGA
- a CDS encoding Tm-1-like ATP-binding domain-containing protein, translating to MTHSNQQVFVAATYDTKGQEAEYVVDLLKREGVDVVSVDVSTTGAASAARVQARDVAASHPGGVDAVFTGDRGTAIAAMALAFERYVASHAGIGALLGLGGSGGTALITPAMRALPIGTPKVMVSTMASGNVAPYVGPSDIAMMYSVTDVAGLNRISRRVLANAAGAIAGAHRMAAASAAAGDDDSRPAVGITMFGVTTACVQQVTPLLDARYDCLVFHATGTGGQSMEKLLDSGLLAGVLDLTTTEVCDFLFGGVLACTEDRLGAVARTGAPYVGSCGALDMVNFGGMDTVPERYQGRTFYPHNPQVTLMRTTAEENTRQGEWIAAKLNQCNGPVRFLIPEGGVSALDAPGQAFWDPEADAALFAALEKHVVQTPDRRLVRVPCHINDPLFAQTAVDQFLDIATR from the coding sequence ATGACGCATTCAAATCAGCAGGTCTTTGTTGCCGCCACCTATGACACCAAGGGCCAGGAAGCCGAGTACGTGGTGGACCTGCTCAAGCGCGAAGGCGTGGACGTGGTGTCGGTGGACGTGTCCACCACAGGCGCTGCCAGCGCGGCGCGGGTCCAGGCGCGCGACGTGGCGGCCAGCCACCCGGGCGGGGTGGACGCCGTGTTCACCGGCGACCGGGGCACGGCCATCGCGGCCATGGCGCTGGCCTTTGAACGCTACGTGGCCAGCCACGCGGGCATTGGCGCCCTGTTGGGCCTGGGCGGCTCGGGCGGCACCGCGCTGATCACGCCCGCCATGCGCGCGCTGCCGATCGGCACGCCCAAGGTGATGGTGTCCACGATGGCCTCGGGCAATGTCGCGCCCTATGTCGGCCCGTCGGATATCGCCATGATGTATTCCGTGACGGACGTGGCCGGCCTGAACCGCATATCGCGCCGCGTGCTGGCCAACGCGGCGGGCGCCATCGCGGGGGCGCATCGCATGGCCGCCGCCAGCGCTGCCGCCGGCGACGACGACAGCCGCCCGGCCGTGGGCATCACCATGTTCGGTGTCACCACGGCTTGCGTGCAGCAAGTGACGCCGCTGCTGGACGCGCGCTACGACTGCCTGGTGTTCCATGCCACGGGCACGGGTGGGCAGTCGATGGAAAAGCTGTTGGACAGCGGCCTGCTTGCCGGTGTGCTGGACCTGACCACCACCGAAGTCTGCGACTTCCTGTTTGGCGGCGTGCTGGCCTGCACCGAAGACCGCCTGGGCGCCGTGGCTCGCACCGGTGCGCCGTATGTGGGCTCTTGCGGCGCCTTGGACATGGTGAACTTCGGCGGCATGGACACGGTGCCCGAACGCTATCAGGGCCGTACGTTCTACCCGCATAACCCGCAGGTGACGCTGATGCGCACCACGGCCGAAGAGAACACCCGGCAGGGCGAATGGATTGCGGCGAAACTGAACCAATGCAACGGGCCGGTGCGCTTTTTGATACCGGAAGGCGGCGTGTCGGCGCTGGACGCACCGGGCCAGGCATTCTGGGACCCCGAGGCGGATGCCGCGCTGTTTGCCGCGCTGGAAAAGCACGTGGTGCAGACGCCGGACCGCCGCCTGGTGCGCGTGCCCTGCCATATCAACGACCCCTTGTTCGCCCAGACGGCGGTCGACCAATTTCTTGACATCGCTACCCGCTAA
- a CDS encoding TetR/AcrR family transcriptional regulator, with translation MIAPASPQAAASGEPPHGPRARMRKTLLDAAQQLMAQGITPSVAELAEHAQVSRATAYRYFPSQSALIAAVVDESLGPILAWDSDAPDAATRVDELLRFAYPRLASHEAPLRAAIMVSLQQHAEASAGKPAADPRLVRGHRVDILKRAIAPLASELTPAQQERVAQALSLVYGTEVFLVLKDIWHLDLPAVTDVVRWTANAIIQQALAEARTPTA, from the coding sequence CTGATCGCGCCCGCCAGCCCGCAGGCCGCGGCCAGCGGCGAGCCGCCGCACGGCCCGCGCGCGCGCATGCGCAAAACCTTGCTCGACGCCGCCCAACAGTTGATGGCGCAAGGCATCACGCCGTCTGTCGCGGAACTGGCTGAACACGCCCAGGTGTCGCGGGCCACGGCGTATCGCTACTTTCCCAGCCAAAGCGCGTTGATCGCGGCGGTGGTGGACGAAAGCCTGGGCCCCATCCTGGCTTGGGATTCCGACGCGCCCGACGCCGCCACCCGCGTCGACGAACTGCTGCGGTTTGCCTACCCCCGGCTGGCCTCGCACGAGGCGCCCTTGCGCGCGGCCATCATGGTGTCGCTACAGCAGCACGCCGAAGCCAGCGCAGGCAAGCCCGCCGCCGACCCCAGGCTGGTGCGGGGCCACCGCGTCGACATCCTGAAGCGCGCCATCGCGCCCTTGGCCAGCGAGCTGACACCGGCGCAGCAAGAGCGCGTGGCGCAAGCGCTGTCGCTGGTCTACGGCACCGAAGTGTTCCTGGTCTTGAAAGACATCTGGCACCTGGACCTGCCCGCCGTCACGGACGTGGTGCGCTGGACCGCCAACGCCATCATCCAGCAAGCGCTGGCCGAGGCGCGCACACCGACTGCATAG
- a CDS encoding S-layer protein: MQFEVSRLRRAIMPLSLACVTLLSACGGSDDDDDAVVEPTPPVVTEPAPPVDPKPVETGAWTTGDLHVHTYQSDDAQVSLESALDQAFDRYKLDWAALSNHLRLSGRDHTGTALAGGAIPFSTGMALYEVPFIKTAQAAGRYAGKIIFSSFEWDMPTHDHVNIGIGTDDPQSAKSLTAVAEFEYLFTNRDPALFDPLLVSRLSGETRAYTTHADSLAALKWLRDKHPDSYMLLNHPSRYAGKYTVAQLREMNDLAPNVFFAIEGMVGNQMEPDRGGYASAYTNAFLPNRTYGGVDYLVAHLGGTWDALLGEGRRIWTVADSDYHFRTASGLYSSGYAPGEYAKTHVWKDGDNMAAVVAGLKSGRVFGVFGDLIDALDFQAQGASGTVHMGGELQATKGEKVEVTIRFRSPDSNNYEYPIESGNPTYVKPTVNHVDLIVGDVGARAAAGTPDYDADTNPSTRVLARFTRADWTVDADGYNVIKTTVTADKSQYLRLRGTNLGVDVAGETAAGEPLPDAKVDLADNVARFNAINARNYNDLWFYSNPVFVTVAQ; encoded by the coding sequence ATGCAGTTCGAAGTATCCCGCTTGCGCCGGGCCATCATGCCCTTGTCCCTGGCTTGCGTCACCCTGTTGAGCGCCTGCGGCGGTAGCGATGACGACGATGACGCCGTCGTCGAACCCACGCCCCCGGTCGTCACCGAACCCGCCCCGCCCGTGGACCCCAAGCCCGTCGAAACCGGCGCCTGGACCACGGGTGACCTGCACGTGCACACCTACCAATCGGACGACGCGCAAGTCAGCCTGGAAAGCGCGCTGGACCAGGCGTTTGACCGCTACAAGCTGGACTGGGCCGCGCTCTCGAACCATCTGAGGCTGTCGGGTCGCGACCATACCGGCACGGCGCTGGCCGGCGGCGCCATTCCGTTTTCCACCGGCATGGCCTTGTATGAAGTGCCCTTCATCAAGACCGCGCAGGCTGCCGGCCGCTATGCCGGCAAGATCATTTTCTCGTCCTTCGAATGGGACATGCCGACGCATGACCACGTCAACATCGGCATCGGCACGGACGACCCGCAGTCGGCCAAGTCGCTCACGGCCGTGGCTGAATTCGAATACCTGTTCACCAACCGCGACCCCGCCTTGTTCGACCCATTGCTGGTGTCGCGCCTGTCTGGCGAAACGCGCGCCTACACCACGCATGCCGATTCGCTGGCGGCGTTGAAGTGGCTGCGCGACAAGCATCCCGACAGCTACATGTTGTTGAACCACCCGTCGCGTTACGCGGGCAAGTACACCGTGGCGCAACTGCGCGAGATGAACGACCTGGCGCCCAACGTCTTCTTCGCCATCGAAGGCATGGTCGGCAACCAGATGGAGCCGGACCGCGGCGGTTACGCCTCGGCCTACACCAACGCCTTCCTGCCCAACCGCACCTATGGCGGCGTGGACTACCTGGTGGCGCATCTGGGCGGCACCTGGGACGCGCTGCTGGGCGAAGGCCGGCGCATCTGGACGGTGGCCGATTCCGACTACCATTTCCGCACCGCCTCGGGCCTCTACAGCTCGGGCTATGCGCCTGGCGAATATGCCAAGACACATGTGTGGAAAGACGGCGACAACATGGCGGCCGTGGTGGCCGGCTTGAAGAGCGGCCGCGTGTTCGGCGTGTTCGGCGACCTGATCGACGCCCTGGACTTCCAGGCGCAAGGCGCGTCCGGCACCGTGCACATGGGCGGCGAACTGCAAGCCACCAAGGGCGAAAAGGTGGAAGTCACCATCCGCTTTCGCAGCCCGGACAGCAACAACTATGAATACCCCATCGAAAGCGGCAACCCCACCTACGTCAAGCCCACCGTCAACCACGTGGACCTGATCGTGGGTGACGTGGGCGCGCGCGCCGCCGCCGGCACGCCCGACTATGATGCCGACACCAACCCGTCCACGCGCGTGCTGGCCCGCTTTACGCGTGCCGACTGGACGGTGGATGCCGACGGCTACAACGTCATCAAGACCACGGTGACGGCGGACAAGAGCCAGTATCTGCGCCTGCGTGGCACCAACCTGGGCGTGGACGTGGCCGGCGAAACCGCCGCCGGCGAACCGCTGCCTGACGCCAAGGTGGATCTGGCCGATAACGTTGCGCGCTTCAACGCCATCAACGCGCGCAACTACAACGACCTGTGGTTCTATTCGAATCCGGTGTTCGTGACCGTGGCACAGTGA